In a single window of the Lodderomyces elongisporus chromosome 4, complete sequence genome:
- the SLU7 gene encoding mRNA splicing protein (BUSCO:EOG09262NNS) produces MSKQKDRRSNNPYIPKYIASRPWYQENQNSAVTVNEEEIASGTDGANKAKAVEGARELEETEMKYEHKKADEQDYLSHHRKSGGIVDYSLAREGSGINDEFDGTIRKGTETDDYDTKRDRWYGYSTEEWLEQVKKWRKNNTTDNDAHVNNNDSDDTDYELELYELGLDRDEVMSNRTKQDPMEKMLRDRQDVPAYIHKINSRKDGKITLDFDYDPKTKRKVNIPEGFVNDQTQFVKKMSGEAQKLSTLQQFAWELDKKDLESRRIQDLMNSEGTTRATDLGNSLEASPTLMMMKAKQAEEAAKERSIAKRKKLLEMYSND; encoded by the coding sequence ATgtcaaagcaaaaagataGAAGATCAAATAACCCTTATATCCCAAAATATATAGCATCGCGGCCATGGTATCAAGAGAATCAGAATTCCGCTGTAACGGTGAATGAGGAAGAGATAGCTAGTGGAACCGATGGAGCCAATAAAGCCAAGGCAGTTGAGGGAGCCCGTGAATTGGAAGAAACGGAAATGAAATACGAGCATAAAAAAGCAGATGAACAAGATTATCTTTCGCATCATCGAAAGTCAGGAGGAATAGTTGATTACAGTTTGGCACGAGAGGGGCTGGGGATTAATGACGAGTTTGACGGAACTATCAGGAAAGGGACAGAGACAGATGATTACGACACCAAGAGAGATCGATGGTATGGTTATTCGACAGAGGAATGGCTTGAGCAGGTGAAGAAATGGAGAAAGAATAATACAACTGATAATGATGCTCATgtaaacaacaacgacTCTGATGATACAGATTATGAGTTGGAGTTGTACGAACTTGGCTTGGACCGAGACGAAGTGATGAGCAATCGCACCAAACAAGATCCAATGGAGAAGATGCTACGTGATAGACAAGATGTTCCAGCATATATTCATAAGATCAATAGTCGTAAAGATGGAAAGATAActcttgattttgattatgATCCCAAAACTAAACGAAAAGTGAATATTCCCGAAGGGTTTGTTAATGATCAAACCCAGTTTGTGAAAAAGATGAGCGGTGAAGCTCAGAAATTGAGTACTTTGCAACAATTTGCTTGGGAATTggacaaaaaagatttgGAGTCGAGAAGGATTCAGGATTTGATGAATAGCGAGGGTACTACCAGAGCAACGGATTTGGGTAATAGTCTTGAAGCTAGTCCaactttgatgatgatgaaggcAAAGCAAGCAGAGGAAGCTGCTAAGGAGAGATCCATTGccaagagaaagaaattaCTCGAAATGTATTCAAATGATTAA
- the SSS1 gene encoding Sec61p translocation complex subunit (BUSCO:EOG09265PUI), translated as MAAEGIEKLTEVPVEFFKDGSQFVKKCQKPDQKEYFKIIKAVGVGFLMMGVVGYAVKLIHIPIRYLIV; from the coding sequence ATGGCAGCTGaaggaattgaaaaattaacaGAAGTCCCCGTGGAGTTTTTCAAAGATGGTTCACAATTTGTCAAGAAATGTCAGAAACCAGATCAGAAAGAATACTTTAAGATAATCAAAGCTGTTGGTGTCGGTTTCCTTATGATGGGTGTCGTGGGGTACGCTGTGAAGTTGATTCATATTCCAATTAGATACTTGATTGTTTAG
- a CDS encoding uncharacterized protein (BUSCO:EOG092646C6) — protein MSSTSAFVKKLASNDKPTRDAALEALRKYLASKTLKSGNSLSLLDMEKLWRGLYFSMWFCDRPKAQERLAESLGQLYSENIKSVESFLLFTKAFNLIMIKEWASIDQWRIDKYYLLIRRVLRHNFQYLKKNQWDLELVKKWTQVMMETILSGGDKVPVALPYHLCDIFLDELELIMFADIEDREVDENDPEDMKQKLEELNKEKIAIANEVPIRELIEPFTKLSKEAKLKTLREKTKEDVLDNEKLVEWGVVRNSNGNKGGNSEGSEEDEDDEDEEDEDEEDEWKGF, from the coding sequence ATGTCACTGACCTCTGCATTTGTCAAGAAATTGGCATCAAACGACAAGCCCACGCGAGATGCCGCACTTGAGGCTCTTCGCAAATACTTGGCTTCAAAAACACTCAAATCTGGAAACTCGTTATCGTTATTAGACATGGAAAAGTTATGGCGAGGTCTTTACTTTTCCATGTGGTTCTGTGATAGGCCGAAGGCTCAGGAACGTCTCGCTGAAAGCTTGGGTCAATTATACCTGGAAAACATCAAGTCTGTCGAgtcctttcttttgttcacAAAAGCCTTCAACTTGATCATGATTAAAGAATGGGCATCTATTGATCAATGGAGGATAGATAAATATTACCTACTAATCCGTCGTGTATTGAGACACAACTTTCAATATTTAAAGAAGAATCAATGGGATTTAGAATTGGTGAAGAAGTGGACGCAGGTGATGATGGAGACGATATTGAGTGGTGGTGATAAAGTGCCTGTGGCATTGCCCTATCATTTATGCGATATATTCTTGGATGAACTTGAATTGATAATGTTTGCAGATATAGAAGATAGGgaagttgatgaaaatgatcCCGAAGATATGAAGCAAAAATTAGAGGAGTtgaacaaagagaaaattgCAATTGCCAATGAAGTGCCCATTCGGGAACTCATCGAACCATTTACAAAGTTGAGCAAGGAAGCCAAATTAAAGACTTTgagagagaaaacaaaggagGATGTGTTGGATAATGAAAAGTTGGTTGAATGGGGAGTCGTGCGAAATTCTAACGGCAATAAGGGTGGAAACTCGGAGGGTTCtgaagaggatgaagacgacgaagatgaggaagatgaagatgaagaagatgaatggAAAGGGTTTTAA